In the Paenibacillus sp. J23TS9 genome, TTTTCCATTCGGTAATAGTCCAGAAAGTCTACAATGGTTTGACCGGTATACTTTTTAAATGAGGAATTCAAATAAGAACGCGATACGGAAAAATGATCTGCCATACGCTGAACGGAAAATTCATGCTCCGCATAATGCTCTTGAATATGAGAAATCCAAACCTCAGAGACTCCCTGAAGAGGGTCCTTCGATTCTTGAACCAACAAGCAGATATGGCGGACCAGTGATACCAAATCCTGCATCGTATCAAATTTAGCCAGGCTGAATACATCAGGATAGGGTTCCTCATGCTTGTAGGGATTGAGTCTAAAATGCGTTTTGATCATGCAGCCAACAACGTCGTAGCAAATGCAGCGGGCGATATGCAAAGGAATGGGATTCTGCTGCATATAGCTCTGCAAGCTCTGCAAAATATCCTCGACCTTCGTTGAGTCCCCTTGCTGCATATATAACATCAGCTGTTCCATTTCCTCTTTGGGATACCAATTAGCCGAAAAATTCTCTGCTGTGATTTCCCCATATGTTATCAGTGTGTTGTAACCTCTGATCAACTTGTAATCCATGGAGGTAGAGGCCTCAATATACGATTTCCCCACTAGGCTGATATCACCATAAATTCCCCCTACCCCCATGGTCACTTTGTTTCCGTAAGACTCGATCAGCTTACCATGTAAGTTAAGCAAAAGCCGGTGCCAATGATCTTTTTCTTCTTCCGTGACCGCGCAGATGAAGGTGCTTTTTGCTTCATCCATCGTATCCACATGATAGCTCTCGAAATAAGCTCGGAAAACGACCTCTAGGCCAGGAATCTCCTGCTCGTCCATTCCAGCAGACGGAGATTCAACCGTTATTTCCAACATGACCACAAAATAAAGGGAGTTGGTAAAAGCTACTCCAACGTCGTTTCCATCTGCCTGAAAAATATTCTTATCGAAAATCCTTCCTCTCAGCAAGCTGAGAAGCAAATGGTTACGTGCCGCCGCTTTGTTATTGTGGAATTTAATTTTCAGCTCCTGATGGTCTTCCGCTAAGCGGCCGATCATTCCATGTGCATCATGAAGCGTGCGGGCAGCTCCCCCCCATTGTTTGTTTATAAAAGCCAGCAGTTGATCAATCGGCCTATAGTTCAGTCGCATGAGCAAGAAGATTAGCACGCTGCCAATAAGCAGCAAAATCAAAATAGAGAAGAAAAACTGCGTCTTCACCAGACTCGTTTTATTCAAAAAGTCGCTTTCAGGGAGCATCGTCACGTAAGTCCAACCATCATTCTGCACTTTAAGCGTAGAAATGGCGTAATTTTCATTGTTGATTGCCGTGATCGTCATGCCGCTTGTTGCGGACTTGATCGCTTGTCTGAATTCTGGGCTTTCCAGATATGCTTCATGATGCAGCGCAGCTACGATTTCCCCGTCGCTATTCAGAATCAGGGAATTTCCATTCCTTTCTTCCAGCGTGCCTTCAAGCAGCTTTTTCACAGACTCCTCTTCCACAATGAATATTAAGACACCGGAAGGAGTTGAGCTGTTATAGGGGATGGGCACCATATAGGTTATTACGTGGTCCGTGTTCAGTTCTTTTGAATAGATGGGTTCAGCAGGCCTTAGTTGAGGTTTTTTCAGATTACGGATGTCGAAAAGAAATTGATCGGAAGGCCAATTTTCGTACTGATAAATGGTCTTGGCAAATATGGAAACCGGGTACGTCGTATTCGAGGAGAACATGTATTGATTGTCCTTTAAATAAAGCACGACATTATGAATAAACTGATTGGCAGCCGTATAACGGAGAGCATCCTTCGCATCGAGTGCATAAGACATGGATTTGTTGAGTTTGTATGGAGACAGCTCGGGTTTGGAGGAAACTTCAATCGCAATTTTATTCATTTCGCTGATTTTACCTTCAAACGTGCTTCTGGCCTGTTCAAGAACATGCCGATGTCCAAGGGTAATTTCCTCTTGTAGAATGCCAACAAACTTTTGATAATTGAGTAGACCGATTAGAAGAATCGGAATCAGCAGAAGTACAACATACGAGAGCAAATAGCGATAAAATAATGGAGTATCCTTTCTCCCCAATAGAACAGCCCCTCTCTTCATCACATCGTTGAAATGCAGATAACCCGCATGGAATGCGGGTTATGATTTTCAAACCATAGATAAATTATAAGAAGCCTTCTATTAAAAACAATGATAAACGGTTGTCTTATTTTTGCATTTTGTAAGGTGTATGATCCTGTATTGAAAAATGGCGCTCATACTATTTGAATTCTATTTTCTTGGCGGTAACGATAGGCTGATAATAACCGGATTCCGAAGGCATATGCCACCTGATATCTGTAAAACCAGCGTCGCTTAAAAACGCACTTAATTCATGCCTCAATAATGCTCTATAGGATGTACTGTTTACTTCGGTCTGCCACACTCCATCGATCTCCTGCATAATAAATTGATGGGTTATATAGAAGTTATCGTCCCCCATCCAATCCCAGACTTGAAAAGAAATACGTTTGCCTTTGTCCATGACTCGCGGAGAAGTCGCGCGCTGCTTATCTTTGATTTCGTTATCATAATCCCTCATGGAAATGATCAGCAGGCCGTTGTCTAGAACCTTGGAATATAGATTGCGGCATGCCGCTTTTAAATCTTCATCTGTAAGCAAATGGGGGATTGCATTGTCAGCCGATAAAACAACCTCAAACTGCCCAGGAACGTCTTGTTCAAGACTTCGAAAATCTGCAGTACCAAACTCGATATGAACTCCTGCTTTTTCAGCCTCCCGCACTGCCCGTTCAACCGACTTAGCGCTAAGATCCGTAGCCGTTATGGTAAACTTATGCTGCGCCAAACCCAGCGACTGCGTTCCTATACCACAAGAAGCATCCAAAAGCTTGATCAAGCCATCACCTTTATGTTGATATTGGGAGCGAATGAAATCATTAAAAAAATCACCTTGCCAATGAATCGCTCGGTACCAGTCGTGAAAAATCAGATGGTACGTTTCCGAAAGCTCATTATAAAAATTCAGGCTAGAGTTCTTCTCCAATCGTATCCCCTCACTTTATCGGATGTATGTAGAAGCAAAATACCCGGCTTCTCCTGGAAAATCTGCTCTGGATAACCCATGCTTACCTAACAGCTGTCTGTAGCTATGGATAGTTCCATCATGAGCTATGATAAATACCCGATGATGAACACAGCCTTTTAGTCCGGCATAGAACTTTCCTTTACATGCCCTTCCCAGAGCGTGCAGATTTTATTATTTTAATAAGAATATTGATTAGAAATAGCAGAAATGCCTGTGCGATTCCGAAAAAAAATGCTTCCAGAATGACCAGAACCTCCAAAATATTATCAAAGGGTACAAAAAAAGGGGCCGTATCCGGAGGCATGTAAACATGAACCAGTACGCTGGATACGATACAAGACAAGAGAACAAGCATGAATAAATGCTTGGATTTTCTGATGAATATCACCGGGAATACAATGACTACAAAATAAAAAGCGGCATATTTATAAAAATAATCTATATACATGGCTGCGAAAATCAAGGGTGAACTCAGCAAACAAATGAATGCCGGCAGCATGAATCCCTTCTTGATTTTCACGCTGTAAGTCTCTTCTTGATTATTCTGATCTGGCCTCTGTGATTGATTTCATCTTCAAAGACATGAAACCACATGAAATAATGATTGGCCTGTTTTTCATTCCAGAACTCTTCTTCTTGTTCTAACCAATCATCATTCACCGTTTTAGATAATTCAAATGTCCGATTTCTGACTTCATTTAAGTTATTCAAATAAAAGTCCAAATCATTTCCCCGAATCCCAACTCGCCCTTCTTCGCCAAGATTTAAGGCCGCTCCCCATCTTGATACTTCCTCTTCACTTAATTCTCTTTTTTCAAAAGTATAAACTTGGTATACATACTCAACTGCGGCAAAATGGAGTAACAATGCACCAATTGAATTACTCTCAGGATCCATTAGAAAATCCAATTGATCTACAGATAAACTGTTTAGGGCTTGAAGGGTTGTAAACCGTGCGTAATTCATCATCGACAGCAGGCGGCTAATTTGAGGCGAATACCCAGGTATATCGGTAATGAGATAGATTTTGTCCATATCCAACATTTGCTTTCCCCCAATGGATTATTTGATTTGCCTGCTGTTCGCAATTTCATCTAACATATAATGTGCAAAATCGAAAAGGATATGGTTGTTCAATTCTATGTATTCCATCTCACCATTATATTTAGCAAGGCATTGCTTAATGACATCAACATATTGATCAGGCACTACCTTTAAGGCCCAATCACCGCCTTCTCTCTTTGAAGAGATAACGGATTCCTTCATATAACGAAGGGTCCTGGATAAATTCAATACGTAGTACTCGGGATTGTCAGCTATTCCTTCAAGCGTACCTTCGATATCCGACATAATGGAATGTATAAAATACTGTTTATCTATTGGCTTGAAGACATCCCTGATCGGTTTGCCGTAAAGGACAACTCCGCGATCATAGATGAGAGTAAAATGAGCTGCGATATCTGGATCCTCGAATCCTCCACAAAAGTAACTCGTATCTGCTTTATATTTTTCTCTATGAAATGCAGAGAAGTGAAATTCAAACGGAGTGGGATAAACAAATTCATCCGCATACGATTCCAACACCACGCTCAATTCAATGCCCTTTATGATTTCCAGCTCTTCTTCAATCAAAATAAGCTGGGATGCAATTCTTTTATAGGTGTCCACCTCATGCTTTTCCTTAACGATGACTAACAAATCGATATCACTATGGCCTGGATTAAAGCCTCCCAAAGCCAATGATCCATGAAGATATATTCCTGTGAGGGATTCCGATAACTCTTTTTTGAAAAGATCAACAATACCCTCTAGATTAATCTGTGGTTTCACATCATCTCCACCTTCGGTAAGGACTTATTATTTATTACTGAATGCTTGAATATATTTTTGTCTGTCTTCTCTAAATATTTCTGTATAATGATCCTTGGTATAATTCTTTATCACTTTTCTCCAAAAGGATATGGCCGGGGTATTCGCTTGCATCTGGGCAATCTTCCTAATCAATGTCTCCTTCATACTTCCCGTCTGATTGGATATCTTGATCGGTATATTCGCTAAAGTCGTAATGATATAATTGATACAAATTCGACAATAGTTTTCTTTCTGTCTGGGTTACTGGAATAAGATTGATGTCCATAATCTCTCCTAATCATCCTTTGTTTTTATGTACTTTCATTTGTCTGTCTTATTTAGTTGCATATATCGATAACCATTGAGGAAGAGCTGCCAGAGGGTTCGATTTCCAATTGCACAGGCTATCCTACATACCAGATATCAGACCATTGATTCCAGGAGTTTCTAATGAGATCTTCATGGTTTTTCATTTGCTTCCTCCCGCTTTCATTGGCATATTACTTAATACTCGATGGACATGGATTAATGATCCGGATATTTTTCTTTCAAGAACGCTACAGATTGGTTGATTAATGCCTTTAATACTTCAATATCAATGTCTGCTACTTTGTTGATATATACACATGCTTTTCCTGTTGTGTGTTTTCCAAAATCCTTCAATACATATTCTCGGTTTGTGTCATCACCTACTGCAAAATACAAACTGATTTTCGCTTTGCGAGGTGAAAAGCCCACCAGTGGTGCATCGCCTTCGTGACCAGATTCATATTTATAATGATATGCACCGAATCCAATAATACTTGGTCCCCACATCTTCGCATCATAGCCCGTCGTTTCCGTGAAAATATCCAATAATTTGTATGCGTCTTCACGTTTCTTAGGACTATCCACATTTTCAATAAACTCAATGACACTATGGTCTGTTTCTTTAGTTTTTAATTCGTACATAGATCAATACCTCCTTTTCTCATCATCAGGTATTCTATTTCATTCATTATAGCCGTGATTGAGTTACTAACCAATGAGCCGCTTCTAAAATGTCACTCGCAATAAAATCCGGTTCTGTTTCTTTCCATTGATCTCGAAATTGGCCTAAAGATTCTTCTCCCCATCCTGTTTTTACAAGTATCTTTTTGGCACCCACCTGATGCGCGGCTAACATATCCGTATCCCCTACATCACCAATCACTGCACAGTTGGATAAATTCAGCTGAAACTCTTTAGCGGCTCTTATCAGCATTCCTGCTTTGGGTTTTCTACAAGTACAATTATCATTTATTCCATGCGGGCATATGTAGGAATGTTCAAATCAATAGCCAATTGTGCATTCGGAAAAAGCTCAAAATGATTAGGATGAATAAAATGTCCATTCCCACCTATTGTTCCATCGCGGTCTATAAATACGGCTTCTATTTCTTGCTTCATATGCTATTCTCACATCCTTTAGCGAATTTCCAATACCGTTTCGCGAATTCACATATAAACCTTCGATCGTTCATTTGCTGCGATACCAGTTCATCAATCACTTGAGTATCTTCGTATAAATAGCTGGAGCACTTATACATTTATTGTTCTGATATTCTGCTTTTATGATCGATACTTCATTTACCAACGCTGTGATCATTTCCATATTATTAGTGCAGTAATTGAATGCCTCTAATAATTTATCTTGACTTAACCGATTAGCTATCGTGCAATGTGGAATCCATTGGCCCGGTAAATAAAGATCAGAATCCGTTGGATATTTGCCAAGCTCTTTGTGGAGCTTTGCGTGAATATCCAGAAGCTCTCTTGCAGGTGTCGGTGTCAAAAATAATGTCCCTGAATGGATAAATGTCCCTAAGACGTTGAATTCAAGGTGAAACTTTGACTGCATGTCAAATAGCCTATCAAATGAATATATAAAATCATCGATGTTCATATTCTGATAACCAGCCAAAGTGATGTGTGGTTTTCTGTCTATTACTTCTTCAGCATAATTAGATATAGAGAGTTCGCTTAACTCTCCCCAAATTTTTTTAATCATAAGTTCAATTTCTTGTTCAAAATGAAGCACGACTCCGTACATTTACATCCCCCCCACAATCACCCTCAACAACTTCTTTCATTCCGCTTTTGGTTTCCAACTTGTAAGCCCTTTGGGCGCATACTTCGAATGCCATTCCATGAACTCTTTATATGTTTGTATGTTGTAGTCAATAACAGCCTCGTAAATTCGAATAGAGGCAATACTCTCTGCATTCCATGCGATCTGATTTTTAATCGTAAGAATGGATTCTCTGGATTCATCCGTTAATACCCGATTCAATGGTTCCACGAGATCTTTTGCACACGGGCCCGGATGATCATGCGCTAACAGCCACATATCAATCTTCCAAATTAAATCGTTCTCGTATTTGTATCTCAACTGAAAATATATTCCCTGATCTTCTCCATCTAGATGGTTCGAATATCTTGCTCCAATGACTTTAGGATTCTTTACACAGCTCTCGAGAACTCGAAATCCGGAAGCAACCTCCGGTTGATCACAATAGATCTCCATATCAATATCACGGTTAAAAATCAAGTTATAGGCTGCTGCTCCGACTAACACCGGTTCCCCAACGGCACTCCATAAATTCAGTAAATCAAGTTCATTTAAAATAAGATTTGCTTCTATTAACTTTTCGCCAGCCTGTTGTAAAGAATTCATTTTTCGTTCTCCTGTTTTTTTGAATTTTATAGATTTTATTTGACGTACACCACTACTTTGAATGATTCGCTATATAACTCTTATCCTTTAATCATAAACTTTGTTTCTCCTTGCCTAGATGTCTTATCTCATTCCATCCATTAAATCATATTGTAAATAATATAATCCATATTATTGTATTTGTTTCTAAATATTCCTTCTTTTGATGCAACTAATCTTTCGATAGCTCTTTTAGATAATGGGAATCTCCTTTATTTACCTGACTCTCAAGCTGAATTGAGCACTATTCAAATAATATTGACACCGTGTCATAATTATATTATAGTGTACACATCATAAGTTTTCATTTTCCCTAGAAGAGGTGACATTATTGAAAGCGATTACAAATAACTTTTCGCTTGCTTTCGCCAAACAACTGGATGCTTTGGATGAATTAGCACCGTTGCGGGATGAGTTTTATGTCCGTGAAGACATGATTTACCTGGATGGAAATTCTCTAGGCTTAATCTCAAAACGTGCTGAAAGAACGATGCTGGAACTGCTCGAATCTTGGAAAACACATCATATTGATGGCTGGACTCAAGGCGAGCGCCCTTGGTTCTATCTGCCTGAAACTCTTTCCAAACAAATGGCCGCGCTGGTCGGCGCTGATCCGGAAGAAGTTATTATTACCGGTTCTACGTCAAGTAACATTCATCAGTTAGTCTCGACATTCTATCAACCCCAAGGTAAACGCACGAAAATTATGGCGACAGAGCTCGATTTCCCTACAGATATTTATGCTTTGCAAAGCCAGCTTCGTCTAAAAGGCTTCGATCCTGATCAGCATCTGATTCGTGTCACAAGCCGGGATGGACGTATGATCGAAGAAGATGATATTATCGCAGCCATGTCTGATGAAGTCGCTCTAATCCTGCTTCCAACCGTGTTATACCGCAGCGGTCAATTGCTGGATATGCAACGGCTAACAACCGAAGCACATGCCCGTGGCATTTTAATTGGATTCGATGGCTGTCATTCCGTTGGTTCCATTCCCCATTATTTAAGCGATTGGGAGGTTGACTTCGCGTTATGGTGCAACTATAAGTATGTAAATGGTGGACCTGGCGGCGTAGCCTCTCTTTATGTTAACAAGAAGCATTTTGGGCGTATTCCTGGCCTTACGGGCTGGTACAGTTCTAACAAGGATAAACAGTTTGATATGGAGCACAGCTTGACTGTTGAACAGACCGCAGGTGCTTATCAAATTGGAACGCCGCATATTTTCAGCATCGCTCCATTGATCGGTTCATTGGAAATTTTCGAGATGACGACCATTGAACAGATTCGTCAAAAATCTCTGCATATCAGCCGGTACATGATTGATTTGATTAATCACGAGCTCCAAGGTCTCGGTTATACCATTGCGAATCCGATGGACGATGCCCGCCGTGGAGGTCATATCAGCTTGGAGCATGATGAGGCTATTCGAATTTGTAAAGCGCTGAAGCAAAACCAAGTCATCCCAGACTATCGCTCTCCTAACGTAGTTCGTCTAGCGCCTGTTGCTCTCTACACGACATATGAAGATGTGTGGAAAACGGTACAAATACTTAAGCTTATCATTGTAGAGAAACAATACGAAGCCTTCGATACTCAGCGTGGTGTTGTAGCCTAATGGATCGCTAGCACATTGCAAAGCACTCTTATTCTACAGAATCGGGATAAGAGTGCTTTCCTGTGTTTACCTGCTGTCTTAAAAGCACAAAACCCCTTATACTGCGCATCCAATTTGCATGCAGCAATATAAGGGGAGCTTCGTTAACAGGTCACACACAACTTAACGTTACACTTCCAAGATGAGCGAATTGGGCTTGAATGGTATCTCCGGGTTTGAAGGCAATAGCCTCGGTGATGGCTCCGCTCAGCACAACATCTCCCCTGCGAAGTCCTAGTCCGCGTTCACCTAGCTTATTAACTGCCCAAGCCACAGAGACAGCAGGATCTCCTAAGACAGCAGCACCCGATCCGGTCGTTACGACCTGACTATTCTTGGTCATGACCACACCAAGTTCGGGTAACTCCACATCGCGAACGGGGACCATCTTGCTTCCAATAACGAACTTAGCTGATGAACAATTATCAGCTACAACATCAGGGAGTGTAAATTTAAAATCCAGATAGCGACTATCAATCACTTCAATGGCAGCTGCTACATACTGCGTAGCCCTAAGAACATCTTCGCCCGTAATATCCGTGCCTTGTAAATCCTCTCCTATAAAAAAGGCAATTTCAGGCTCTGCCTTTGGATGAATGAACTGCTTATGATCCATCGGTTCCCATTCCAGTGCTAACATATCACGGGTCAGTACACCATAGATCGCTTCGTAAACTCCCATCATTTCCTGCTTCGCCTTGCTCGTCAGCCCAAGCTTATATCCAATGGACCGGGTCCCGGCTTCAATCTTGCGCCGAATGAGGAGCGTCTGCACATCATATGCCGTGTTCAACGAAAGTTCCGGATAATTCTCCGTCAACTTCAATACCTCTTTACGTTCTTGCTCAGCATCGAGTAGGTAATTAACAATATCCTGCTGCATCGCCTGTGTTATAGCCATTATTTAGAGCACCTCGTTTTTGTTGGTATGTGCAAGTTCTGCCGCGACATCTAGAATCATATCTTCTTGCCCACCAATGATTCCTCTGCGTCCAAGCTCAATTAGAATGTCTCGGGAGTCAATGCCAAATCGCTTACCAGCACGCTGTGCATGCAATAGGAAGCTCGAATATACACCCGCGTAACCCATAACGAGGCTGCCTGTCAGAATTTCCTGCGGGCGCTGTAGCATCGGCCCGATAACATGTTCCGCCAAGTCCATCATTCGATAGAGGTCAATGCCAATATCGAGACCCATCTTTTGCAGGACAGCAACTAGAACCTCTGTCTGCGTGTTACCTGCACCCGCTCCAAGACAACGCACACTCCCATCAATACGAGTAGCGCCCTCCTCAATCGCCACAAGCGTATTTGCAACCGCTAGCGATAGGTTGTTATGCGCATGGAAACCAATCTCGATCGACAACGATTCATGCAGTGCCTTAATCCGTTCCTTCACCTGATGCGGAAGCAGAGCGCCTGCCGAATCTGTCACGTAAACTGCCTCAGCTCCATAACTCTCCATAAGTTTAGCCTGTTCCACCAGCTTTTCAACAGGGGCGGAATGCGACATCATTAAGAATCCGATCGCTTCCATCCCAAGTTCTCTGGCCATGTACAGATGCTGCGCGGATACATCAGCTTCCGTCACGTGGGTAGCCACACGAACCAGACGGGCGCCCAAAGCATGCGCCTGCTTCAGTTCATGCACTGTTCCGATTCCCGGCAGCAACAGAACGGCAATGCGGGCCTGCTTACTCTCCTCAACCGCAGCTTCAATGAGCTTCATTTCATCCACGAGGGATCTCCCATATTGTAAGGTAGACCCACCCAAACCATCACCGTGGCTGACCTCAATATTGTGTACACCCGCCTCGTCAAGTGCATGTACTGCACTGCGAATCTGTGATTCTGTGAATTGATGGGCAACCGCATGACTCCCATCACGTAACGATACTTCTGTAATTTGAAGGGTTTTATCACTTTTCCGAATCATGAATAATCCACCCCCCGCTTCCCTTTTCCCTCAAGTTCCATAAGCAGTTCTTTTGCAATATCTTCCCCCACCCGAACGGCCGCTGCTGTCATAATATCGAGATTACCGGCGTATGGCTCGAAATAATCTCCCGCACCTTCCACCTCCAGAAATACCGTGACCCGATTTCCATCGAATAAAGGCTCCTGCTTCAGCCGGTATCCCGGTACATAATCTTGAACTCGTTTGACCATCGCATGTATAGCTTCATGAATAAGAGTTTCATTCATATGCTCCACTTCACAATAGACGGTATCTCGCATCATAAACGGTGGATCAGCAGGATTCAGGACGATCAACGCTTTGCCGCGTTCTGCCCCGCCTACCTCTTCGATTCCCCTACGTGTCGTTATGGTAAACTCATCAATATTTGCACGGGTCCCTGGTCCTGCACTCTTACTTGAAATCGTAGCCACAATTTCGGCGTAGCTCACATTTGCAATCTCATTGACCGCATGAACTATGGGAATGGTCGCTTGTCCTCCGCAGGTAATCATGTTTACATTTCTTGCGTTCATATGCTGCCCCATATTAACCGCCGGGGATAGAAAAGGTCCAACCGCAGCCGGAGTTAGGTCAATGACCATTTTCCCCATCTTCTGCAGCACTTCATTATGCTTCAGATGTGCTTTAGCTGATGTCGCGTCAAATACAATGTCCGCTAAATCCGGATGTTCCTCAAGTCCTTGAATTCCATTTGAAAATATTACGTAACCGCGCTGCCGAGCACGTTCCAGGCCTTCCGAGCCGGGATCGATCCCTACCATAGCCGTCATCTGTAGCCATTCGCTGCGTTCGAGCTTATACATTAAATCTGTTCCAATGTTACCGGACCCGATAATAGCCGCCTTCATCTTCCCCATCGTGGATTCTCCTCCTATTCAAAAGCGACAGATACATTACCAAGCTGCCCGAACCGCGCCTCAATATAATCACCCTTGTACACATTGACTGCTCCGGATAAAGCACCAGGCAGTATAATCTCACCTGCCTTTAGCGTAATATTAAAGTCGCTGAGCTTATTCGCAAGCCAGGCAATCGCATGAGCGGGATGTCCAAGCGCAGCTGCTCCCGCGCCAGTAGCGATGAGTTCGCCATTCTTTAGAAGGACCATTCCGAGCGCCCGTAGATCGATATGATCAATCGGTGTTTTTTGTTGTCCAACAACAACTCGGGCAGACGAGCCATTATCCGCTACAGTATCAACAAGTTTAATTTTCCAATCTGCAATGCGGCTATCAATAATTTCCAATGTCGGAACAACATATTTCGTTGCAAGCAGCACATCAAGAAAAGTCACATCCGGTCCGCTAATATCCCGTTCCAAAATAAATCCGATTTCCGCTTCAATTCGCGGGGATATCATATTACTCACATGAACAACACTCTGATCTGCAACCTCCATGTCATCGAGTAAATGTCCATAATCAGGTTCATTCACATTTAACATCGTTTGCATGGCTTTACTCGTCAGACCAACTTTCTTGCCAATAATATGACGTCCAGCCTCGAGTCTTTCTTGTACGACCTGCAATTGAATGTGATACGCATCCGTCACTGTCAGATCCGGGTAGCGCTCCGTTAACGGTAGTATCGCAACCTGCGATGATTCCGCAGCCATTAACTCGAATGCAAGCTTATTTCTGATTGAATCCATGATGAATCGGCCTCTTTTCTACTAAAAGTAAATGAGATGGTGACGGGAGCGTCACCACCATCTTTTATAACTTCATCGTGATCGATTTAGCTTCTGTATAGAAATCGAAGCTGTGACGGCCGCCCTCACGACCAATTCCACTAGCTTTGGATCCACCAAATGGTGTGCGTAAGTCGCGGAAATACCAACAATTAATCCAGAACAGTCCGGAATTCACTTGTGCAGCCACTCGGTGTGCTCTCCGTAGATCATTGGTCCACACAACACCTGCAAGCCCGTAAATCGAATCGTTAGCTATGCGGATGGCTTCCTCTTCTGTTTTAAAAGGAATCACCACGAGTACAGGACCAAAAATTTCTTCCTGTGCCACTCGCATCTGATTATCGACATCATAGAGAACGGTTGGCTTATAGAAGTTACCTTCCCCAAGCCCCTTTACTCTCTCACCACCGCAGCCAAGTTTCGCACCTTCAGCAAGACCAATGTCCACATAGCTGTGAACGGATTCCAAATGCGATTTGGATACGAGCGCTCCCATCTCTGTCTCATCATCAAGCGGAAGGCCTACTTTAATCTGATTCACAGCCGTAATCAATTTCCCCAAAAATTCCTCGTATACGCTTTCATGAATCAGCATCCGCGAGCCTGCCAAGCAGATTTGCCCTTGATTACGATAAATCGCATCAATCGATCCTTGAAGGGCTTCATCCAAATCTGCATCTTCAAAAATAATGTTGGCAGATTTGCCGCCCAGCTCCAGCGACACCGGAATCAGAGATTCAGAGGCATTCCGCATCACCGTCTTACCCGTCCCCGATTCACCCACAAACGAAATACGGCGCACATACGGATGGGATGCCATCACGGTGCCTACACTGTTTCCGGGTCCCGCAATAATGTTGAGAACACCTGGTGGCAGCCCCGCTTCGTTAGCGATTTCCCCAAGGACGAACGCACTTAGCGGTGTATATGATGCA is a window encoding:
- a CDS encoding helix-turn-helix domain-containing protein, translating into MGRKDTPLFYRYLLSYVVLLLIPILLIGLLNYQKFVGILQEEITLGHRHVLEQARSTFEGKISEMNKIAIEVSSKPELSPYKLNKSMSYALDAKDALRYTAANQFIHNVVLYLKDNQYMFSSNTTYPVSIFAKTIYQYENWPSDQFLFDIRNLKKPQLRPAEPIYSKELNTDHVITYMVPIPYNSSTPSGVLIFIVEEESVKKLLEGTLEERNGNSLILNSDGEIVAALHHEAYLESPEFRQAIKSATSGMTITAINNENYAISTLKVQNDGWTYVTMLPESDFLNKTSLVKTQFFFSILILLLIGSVLIFLLMRLNYRPIDQLLAFINKQWGGAARTLHDAHGMIGRLAEDHQELKIKFHNNKAAARNHLLLSLLRGRIFDKNIFQADGNDVGVAFTNSLYFVVMLEITVESPSAGMDEQEIPGLEVVFRAYFESYHVDTMDEAKSTFICAVTEEEKDHWHRLLLNLHGKLIESYGNKVTMGVGGIYGDISLVGKSYIEASTSMDYKLIRGYNTLITYGEITAENFSANWYPKEEMEQLMLYMQQGDSTKVEDILQSLQSYMQQNPIPLHIARCICYDVVGCMIKTHFRLNPYKHEEPYPDVFSLAKFDTMQDLVSLVRHICLLVQESKDPLQGVSEVWISHIQEHYAEHEFSVQRMADHFSVSRSYLNSSFKKYTGQTIVDFLDYYRMEKAKDLLVSSDFPLKDIVQMIGYYDVSSFIRKFKQRFRITPGEFRKLYVQDKDELEF
- a CDS encoding bifunctional 2-polyprenyl-6-hydroxyphenol methylase/3-demethylubiquinol 3-O-methyltransferase UbiG, giving the protein MEKNSSLNFYNELSETYHLIFHDWYRAIHWQGDFFNDFIRSQYQHKGDGLIKLLDASCGIGTQSLGLAQHKFTITATDLSAKSVERAVREAEKAGVHIEFGTADFRSLEQDVPGQFEVVLSADNAIPHLLTDEDLKAACRNLYSKVLDNGLLIISMRDYDNEIKDKQRATSPRVMDKGKRISFQVWDWMGDDNFYITHQFIMQEIDGVWQTEVNSTSYRALLRHELSAFLSDAGFTDIRWHMPSESGYYQPIVTAKKIEFK
- a CDS encoding DinB family protein — its product is MLDMDKIYLITDIPGYSPQISRLLSMMNYARFTTLQALNSLSVDQLDFLMDPESNSIGALLLHFAAVEYVYQVYTFEKRELSEEEVSRWGAALNLGEEGRVGIRGNDLDFYLNNLNEVRNRTFELSKTVNDDWLEQEEEFWNEKQANHYFMWFHVFEDEINHRGQIRIIKKRLTA
- a CDS encoding aminoglycoside adenylyltransferase domain-containing protein; this translates as MKPQINLEGIVDLFKKELSESLTGIYLHGSLALGGFNPGHSDIDLLVIVKEKHEVDTYKRIASQLILIEEELEIIKGIELSVVLESYADEFVYPTPFEFHFSAFHREKYKADTSYFCGGFEDPDIAAHFTLIYDRGVVLYGKPIRDVFKPIDKQYFIHSIMSDIEGTLEGIADNPEYYVLNLSRTLRYMKESVISSKREGGDWALKVVPDQYVDVIKQCLAKYNGEMEYIELNNHILFDFAHYMLDEIANSRQIK
- a CDS encoding DUF1801 domain-containing protein, which encodes MYELKTKETDHSVIEFIENVDSPKKREDAYKLLDIFTETTGYDAKMWGPSIIGFGAYHYKYESGHEGDAPLVGFSPRKAKISLYFAVGDDTNREYVLKDFGKHTTGKACVYINKVADIDIEVLKALINQSVAFLKEKYPDH
- a CDS encoding HAD hydrolase-like protein → MLIRAAKEFQLNLSNCAVIGDVGDTDMLAAHQVGAKKILVKTGWGEESLGQFRDQWKETEPDFIASDILEAAHWLVTQSRL